The DNA region TAGAGTATATATTGACCCCTtaagcttttttaaaaaagaaacgtTATTGTACGTACTTTCTTCATATTACTTGACGCAACAACGGAAacttgaaagaaagaaaaaataagcgTTCGAAAAGGGTTTAATTTGTGATCGGAGGAGGAGTTGTACATGCGTACGGTCACCGGAAAAAGTGGAACCCATTGGAAGCAAGCGGAAGACGTTATTAAGAGGAGGCCCACCAAAACCCAGATCAGAATACTTGttcgtcttctctctcttaaaaaGTTAGCATTGCACAAAACgaaaagagacagagagaaagtgacgttttttttcttttctttgccaTATATACTACtagcaacaaaaccaaaaaaaaaaaaaaaccagttgttcgtttctctctcttcaaaagGTTGCATGCACAAAACGAAGGGACAGAGAGAAAGCGACGTTTTAATATACTACgctcagttttgtttttgggatttTGGGAACTTGGGGATCAATCAGGTCAGTAGCGACCACGCTCATGTCCCCCATATGTTTGTCGTTACTACTACGTACGGATGGCTTACTCGTTTCAAAAATAAAGCTACTAGCCTACTACTGCTTTTATATCTTTAATACAGTATATCAGGACTAATTTAGGTTAATATATAATATCCCAATCACATTTTATCAggttaaacaacaacaaaaaaaacaactaacCATATACATCAAGTAAGAAAATAAGCAAATAACTCCGATCCATAAAATCATAGAGTACTTAACATAAAATATCATACTCATAATAAACCAAACGTACCAAACATTACTTATAAAATACTCAGTTCTCGATAAATCGGACTTATAACAACGTTctcaaatcataaaaccaaATCCATCATCAGATCTTTCTTATTTTAGACTAGAAATTAAAGCTCAGTAGTTTTTGAACACGGCAGCTTTCACGATGTCGAGAACCGGTTTGCCCTAGAGTCAGAGCCGTGTCTATGGTTAAAAAAAAGGCATTTGGCTCAAACCCCCAAAATATAAAGGATTTTTAAAGCCTCCAAATCTAAAAATTATGGTGTATCACAATAGTTTAGGGAAATCTTTTATTTCATGAATAACAttggttctattttttttgctttgactcTTTAACATAAGAAGAtgaatttcttttaaaaatgacaaTCTAGTTTAGAATTCGTTTGTTTATTtacttcattttctttaaaatggTTAAAACCTGCTTCAATGCTTATAAATCTTcattaatatatactaattCATTTTCATAGTAAatttgtttatgaattatgattgtGATGATTTGATagattgttttttcttaaatttttataacCTAGGTTATGAACATTTGGTGAAAAAGTTTATTGAAACATAAGGAAAactattatattgttttattttcattatattattttaaaattattttatatttattttctttaaatttcttttttggaaagTCTTCATTTCAGCTCGCCTCAAGCCTCGATTAATTAGTCTGGGCACGGCACTGCCCACAGTTTGCACTCTTCTATTCCGACAGTAAGCCAAGGAATCACCACCTTTCCCCAAGGATCCTTCACCTTTTCAGCTTCCATCATGGCCTTCAGCTCCTTCTCCTCGTTTTCCAagtccttcttcctcttcttcctctccgtAGTTACCACACTTTTGAGCTGTTGGAATGATTCTAAAAAGCCTAACGGATTCGATAGTCTCCGTTGTGTTCGTCACAATCTCAACGGTCTCAAAATCGTTATCTGGATTCATTATGAGTGACGGTGGTTTTTAAGGAAAGCTATGATATATGATCGGATCATATCCATGAAAGGGAAAACTAGGGTTGCTAAATTGACGGTGGTTGTTGATTTTAAATACGACGCCGAAGAGGTAAGGGGCACTTccaatgttttctctgtttctcttcttttataaaGTTGTTTGTGATTAATTAGTTCATTAATTGTCTGTTGTTGTTTATTCATATTCTTGGGTATGGTTACGTTGGGCTGGTATCATGAGAAAGTTAGTGGTTGATCCTGCACAGATGTGGTGGCCAACGAGCTAGTGTTCTTCAGGTCTCTCTCTGTTTCGGTATATTTCTTTTGTCTATGGCCACATCATGTCACAAGTCATCAAGTAGTCCTTATGTTACAGTTAAAGTAACCATACTTAATCACCCTCTTGATTGGTCTGTCATAGCTTCTTACGTACCTTGGAAGCCTTTTTGTGACTCCTTTCTTTGCAATAGTCAATGTACTCGTTGGTTACATTCTGGTCATGTATATGGTTATCCCAATAGCATACTACGGCATGAATATGTATGAAGCAAACAAGTTTCCGATTTTCTCATCTGATTTGTTTGATAAGCAAGGCCAGCTTTACAATATCTCCACCATTGTCAATGATAAGTTTGAATTGGAATTTGGACATGGGGAATATTAATTATCAACAAGAAGGTCGGGTTTATCTCAGCACGTTCTTCGCTATCAGTTACGTGGTTGGTTTCGCAGCAATCGTTTCCACACTGACTCATGTTGCGCTCTTCAATGGAAAGTAAAGTTGAGCATATATCTATCAATAATAAGCTTAATGACTACTAACTTGTGGCTGTTGAATATTACTAATCTTCATTTTTGACTACTTAGGGGAATTTGGCAACAAGTACGAGCTTCAACCAAGTCTAAAGTGGACATACACACAAGGCTGATGAAGATCGTACAAAGACATACCAGGCTGGTGGTTGTATGGCCTGCTCTCTATCTCAATAGTACTATCTCTTGTTCTCTACATATTCATGAAAGACCAGATCCAAATGCCTTGGTGGGGACTCCGATCCTTCTAGCATCTTTCATGGCTGTAACCTTTACTGTTCCAGTCAGCATCTTTCATGGCTGTAACCTTTACTGTACCAGTCAGaagttaataataattttagtgatttttgaaatattaaataatcttttttttattatataatttgtctTAAGCCGGCAATAAAGTCAACAAGGAGGTGTGTGCAACTAGACACAATCATCAGCATACATCCTTAACCATCACGATATATATAATCCTAAAACCTTACATAGTAACAATGCGTCAATGCCACACCATAAAAACAAACGACGATTTTAGGGGCAGCCCACCATAATATGTCAACAAGGATGAGTGCACAACTAAATCCAAGGGACGAATTCGCATGCATCTAGAAGCAATCCCATAATCATGTGAAACTTAAAGTATGTGAGGATCCACGTGGCCTGGTCATGAAGTTACGTGCATGCATGGTGCCCGCCGACATTTTCTACGACTCCCCTCTGTAAGgacatgtatatatgtatatatatatatatagatataagatATTTCCTCTTTCACTGGTTCAACTACATCataaattcttttatatattactttttttttttataagagtgATTAATTTCATGACTTATTAAGTCTAGATAGTTGAGATACTTACGGAAACCAATACTACTATGTTATCTGATTATCCCCTGATTATTTgtacaattgattaataaaatataaaattttggcaGTGTATATGTCTTTTGGGATTTGTGATCATATATAGTACACAATTTGCTTAATTTGTTAACAGATCGTTGCTTCACGTGTAACTATACATCCATAGCCACAAATAATTAATCACTCATATCAAGTATCACGCAACTCacgggaaaaaagaaaagtgtaaCAAAATAACTTCCTTTTACTGTTAGTGTCTTTTGATCGGAATCTATAACAagattatttcttttgttgttttttttcgttAGAAAATGAGTTcttatgtttatattattgatCGAATATATTATGTTCTTtagatatatttcttttgtctaTGGCCACAGGCCACATCATGTCACACAAGTCATCAAGTAGTCCTTATGTTACAGTAAAAGTAACCATACTTAATCACCATTCTTGGCATTATTCCGGAAAATTCGAAGCCATCCCTGGTCTATGGCCTGCTGAAGTTTAATTTCATCACCTTCAATTTTTTCCGATACATTATTTTGAAATACCTTATTTTGTTATGGAACCTTACTAGATTTTTTACCTGAGATGCTCTAAAGTATGATATTTCCAGGTGGTACTTCTTAGTTTATCATTTTGATTTTGGACTGTCAATTGTGTTAAGGATCGTTATTATAATATTCGGGAACAATGGCCCGTTTAGTTATTAGTCGAACTAATCATTCAAATTAAAAGACAAAGTCAGCcgttgattattttttttggactcgctttcatttttttttcttggtcttcCCCAAATTCATTTAGAGAAAAACGAATATGTATTCGTTAgttgttatttatttgttgagcATTTTACTTGGAATTATCAGGGGAACACCGTCCCCGCTGTCCATCACgtaatatatatcattacatTGTAATTTCAATGAATCTTGGTTTCATacattcaaaaatatcattgttTGTTAATTACATTTATTTCTGATGGTTTTCCGTGTTTTGGGAGATATGGCATTGGGGAAGAAAAAACTAGGTGCCgtgaaatcatcatcaaactcaaatGCAAACGTAGTTGGTACTGAGGGAGGATTAGGGCTAGGGTTAGAGTTTGTTAAGTAACAAAAACAACGAAACAACAACGAAAACTCCTCGGTCAAGAACTCGACTAAGAGTAATTCCCATGTAGGAGAAACCGCAAAATCTTCAAACAGCAACAAAGTCAATAGATTGACTCAAGGTCAAACAATAACACTTATCATATCTGATAAGCTTTTGTAAAGAATTTTATTGCTTATCCAAGTATGCAATATGTACAATTACAAGTGTGTACAATAAGAATATCAGTAAATAACTACAAACATAAAGAAATAGTTCTCCAAAAAACTATCCTCACTCACAGTCTCATAATGACTGATCTACAAACAAGAACCAACATAACAACTTCAACAAATGCTGATACACTTTATAGACAATCCCAATCGCTTGTGTTACAAGTTTAGCCGCCTCACAATTCTTCACACGTGCCTTCCTCTCTTCTCTGCTTCAGCTGTGTGCCTTCTTCTTCGAAAGTACACTCAATGCAACTTATCTAGGCACACAAAGATGAGAGGGCTTTCATATATACAACTATACAAGTATAGTACATCACAGTATTAGTAATGAAATTGGATAGTGGCCAAACCTTGTAGATACTCAAAAGATTAACAACAACTGGGCAAAAATTAAGAATTGCTACTGTTCCTTACGAATTTTATGCAGCAACCTAATCTAGCCTCATGGAATCAGGTATTTGAAGGGCCAACTAACCGACACAAAACTAAATgcttaatgattttaaaaatctactaCATGCCACATGAATCCATATTCCACTCGATGAGGTGAAACATACAATTTGAAACATTATAGACTCCAACATTGGGAACAATACTGGTTTCAGAAAACTAAAATCTGATCAAAGcttataaaaacattgaaaaaatgaaataaaggagagaaatatagaaaatatatttccGAGTATTACCTAAGATGAAAAAACGACTTTTGGTGATTAATAGGAAAGTTTCGGTCGTATCTAGGAACAAATAGTCGGATGTTAGCTGTTCCGGTGATCTTTTGAAGCTCTGTAAATCTCATTGACTAGTGATTTGTAAGAGGCAAAGTCAGCTATAATCCCGATCTCAGGTTTCTGTTTATAATGCTTTGATGCAGTTGCATGGCTATGGTGACCTTCCAAGAGGATATTGTATGTGATGTCATCCGGAACAACCCCTATATTAAGCATGGCATCTAGCAACATGTCAGCATTCTTCATCTGTCCCAATTTGCATAGTCCATTCAGCAGAACATTATACGTCACAACACTAAGAATATGCCCATCGCTCTGCATTTCCTTGAGCAATCTGAAACCGGTTTGAACATCACCTTTCTTACAGACTGCATCCATCATCATTGTATAAGTTACATCATCCGGTTTCATACCAGCTCGCAGCATCTCCCTCAAAGCTCTTTCAGCATCAACGACTCTTCCTTCTTTGCACATTCCACAAATAAGAGCTGAGAAACCCACCCTATCGAGTTCAATCCCGTTCTGAACCATTTCCTTCCTTATCTCCAAAGCTGTTTCTACGTCTCCTCCTCTACAAAATCCATCAATAAGAGTTGTGTATGTTATTTTGTCAGGCCTCAGACCTCCACGGATCATCCCATCAACTATCTTCCTTGCGGCCACTAAATCCCCATTCTTACAAAAGCCATTTACTAAAGTATTATATAGAACAAGATCAGGCTGAAGACCCCTACTCAACATCTTCTCGTAACTTTCTTTCATCATGTCAATCCGTCCACTCCTACTATGACCATGAATCAAAGTAGTAAAAATAACATCATTTGGGAGCAACCCTCTCTCACACATCTCATCAAACAAGCCATGTGCTCCACCCATCTTATTCTCTTTACACAACGCATTAATCAAGGCACTATAGGTAAAAACATCTGGGCGTGTTCTGCTTTTCTCCATACGATCCTTGAGCCTAAACCCTTCATCCAAGTTTCCAACTTTACAGTAACCATTAATCAAAGTGTTGAAACTAACAACTGAAGGCTTCAAGCTTCTTTTAGtaatttcgtcgaacaccttcTGGGCATCACATATATTGCCTTCTTTACAAAATCTGTTCATCAAGATATTGAAACCGTACACATTCAAAGGAAACCCAGCATCCAAAATCTCCATATAGAATCCCCAAACAGTCCCAGTTGGATTCAGTTTCATCATCCGATAAAGCAAATTGCCACAACCACGAATTGGAACAACAAATTTATACTTCCGAGATAGCCTAAAACATTGAACAGCATCGGGTATGAAACCTAGATCCGTGTACGTGATCATCAAAGCATCAACTAGGAAACCACACATAGGAGCTCCTCGCATTGCTACCAAAGAATCAAAAACTGAAGAAGCCGAGTTTTTGCCTTTACGAGAGACGACGAGCTCGATAAGTGATTGTGCTTCCGTGAACATCTCGTGTATAGCGAGAAAACGAGCCATGAAGAAGTATGATTCAGCGGTAAACCCAAATCCAGGCTGAGATGAGATGAATTTGAAGAAAGCGAAGATAGAACGGTGTGGGAGGGAGAGAGGGTTACGGTTGATGAGATCGACAACATGACGAACACTGAGCGAAGGCAGAACCTTTCTGATAGAGGGGTCGGCAGTAAAAGAAGAGAACTCCGACGGCGGATCCTTGTAAGAGTCTCTGATGGCAACTGAGAGTTTGATAAGAACTgggtcgtcgtcgtcgttgtcTGCTTGAGAAATAGTTTCTGGAGAGTACCATGTTGATAAGAGGGACGACGATACACGATAAAATCTCTGTGGGTGAGATCGAGTCAGTGTGCTTTTTAGCAATTCGATTCTGAACATCTCTCTGACTCTCTCAGTTTCTCCGGCGCCGGCTACTTTGAGGAGGCTTTTGAATGAAATAGTCAAGTCCGCGACAAATAATAAACCGTGAGATTTTAAATCTTAAACCGGGGTTTTTAGGTAACCGGACTTAAACGAAGCCGGTATGTTTCGGTATGCTTTAAATTTTCTGGTACAATATGTAAGACCTATCTCAACAGAAGATGGAACGGTGTGGGAGGGAGTTGTTAATTgcaaattgcttttttttttttatcaacgaAGCAAATTTGATCATCCCTAAGTAAGGATGGTGAATGATACAACACTAGGAACAGAAAGAGATAAGGAAAATGATAGTTATAAACGAGACGAAAGTTAAGCTTCGTAAAATATCTGGGCAGTCTACGGAAATTGTAGCTAAGACACATGAAGAGAAACTCAAAATACGCAAGAAACTGCAAAACACTGGGAAGATAGAACTAATAGCCTCCCTTGAGATCGTTGACGACATCGTAAGGGATTGGAGTGACAGTCTCCAAGGTCATTCCTTCGACCATGAATCCTGGTTTGGGTCCTTTAGGCTGTCTCTTGGTGCTTATTGTCTCACCATTGGCTTTGGCTGCAGCTTTGAGTtcatcgttcttcttcttcctcagcttgaACTCCTCAGCNNNNNNNNNNNNNNNNNNNNNNNNNNNNNNNNNNNNNNNNNNNNNNNNNNNNNNNNNNNNNNNNNNNNNNNNNNNNNNNNNNNNNNNNNNNNNNNNNNNNNNNNNNNNNNNNNNNNNNNNNNNNNNNNNNNNNNNNNNNNNNNNNNNNNNNNNNNNNNNNNNNNNNNNNNNNNNNNNNNNNNNNNNNNNNNNNNNNNNNNNNNNNNNNNNNNNNNNNNNNNNNNNNNNNNNNNNNNNNNNNNNNNNNNNNNNNNNNNNNNNNNNNNNNNNNNNNNNNNNNNNNNNNNNNNNNNNNNNNNNNNNNNNNNNNNNNNNNNNNNNNNNNNNNNNNNNNNNNNNNNNNNNNNNNNNNNNNNNNNNNNNNNNNNNNNNNNNNNNNNNNNNNNNNNNNNNNNNNNNNNNNNNNNNNNNNNNNNNNNNNNNNNNNNNNNNNNNNNNNNNNNNNNNNNNNNNNNNNNNNNNNNNNNNNNNNNNNNNNNNNNNNNNNNNNNNNNNNNNNNNNNNNNNNNNNNNNNNNNNNNNNNNNNNNNNNNNNNNNNNNNNNNNNNNNNNNNNNNNNNNNNNNNNNNNNNNNNNNNNNNNNNNNNNNNNNNNNNNNNNNNNNNNNNNNNNNNNNNNNNNNNNNNNNNNNNNNNNNNNNNNNNNNNNNNNNNNNNNNNNNNNNNNNNNNNNNNNNNNNNNNNNNNNNNNNNNNNNNNNNNNNNNNNNNNNNNNNNNNNNNNNNNNNNNNNNNNNNNNNNNNNNNNNNNNNNNNNNNNNNNNNNNNNNNNNNNNNNNNNNNNNNNNNNNNNNNNNNNNNNNNNNNNNNNNNNNNNNNNNNNNNNNNNNNNNNNNNNNNNNNNNNNNNNNNNNNNNNNNNNNNNNNNNNNNNNNNNNNNNNNNNNNNNNNNNNNNNNNNNNNNNNNNNNNNNNNNNNNNNNNNNNNNNNNNNNNNNNNNNNNNNNNNNNNNNNNNNNNNNNNNNNNNNNNNNNNNNNNNNNNNNNNNNNNNNNNNNNNNNNNNNNNNNNNNNNNNNNNNNNNNNNNNNNNNNNNNNNNNNNNNNNNNNNNNNNNNNNNNNNNNNNNNNNNNNNNNNNNNNNNNNNNNNNNNNNNNNNNNNNNNNNNNNNNNNNNNNNNNNNNNNNNNNNNNNNNNNNNNNNNNNNNNNNNNNNNNNNNNNNNNNNNNNNNNNNNNNNNNNNNNNNNNNNNNNNNNNNNNNNNNNNNNNNNNNNNNNNNNNNNNNNNNNNNNNNNNNNNNNNNNNNNNNNNNNNNNNATTCTTCATCTGTCCCAATTTGCATAGTCCATTCAGCAGAACATTATACGTCACAACACTAAGAATATGCCCATCGCTCTGCATTTCCTTGAGCAATCTGAAACCGGTTTGAACATCACCTTTCTTACAGACTGCATCCATCATCATTGTATAAGTTACATCATCCGGTTTCATACCAGCTCGCAGCATCTCCCTCAAAGCTCTTTCAGCATCAACGACTCTTCCTTCTTTGCACATTCCACAAATAAGAGCTGAGAAACCCACCCTATCGAGTTCAATCCCGTTCTGAACCATTTCCTTCCTTATCTCCAAAGCTGTTTCTACGTCTCCTCCTCTACAAAATCCATCAATAAGAGTTGTGTATGTTATTTTGTCAGGCCTCAGACCTCCACGGATCATCCCATCAACTATCTTCCTTGCGGCCACTAAATCCCCATTCTTACAAAAGCCATTTACTAAAGTATTATATAGAACAAGATCAGGCTGAAGACCCCTACTCAACATCTTCTCGTAACTTTCTTTCATCATGTCAATCCGTCCACTCCTACTATGACCATGAATCAAAGTAGTAAAAATAACATCATTTGGGAGCAACCCTCTCTCACACATCTCATCAAACAAGCCATGTGCTCCACCCATCTTATTCTCTTTACACAACGCATTAATCAAGGCACTATAGGTAAAAACATCTGGGCGTGTTCTGCTTTTCTCCATACGATCCTTGAGCCTAAACCCTTCATCCAAGTTTCCAACTTTACAGTAACCATTAATCAAAGTGTTGAAACTAACAACTGAAGGCTTCAAGCTTCTTTTAGtaatttcgtcgaacaccttcTGGGCATCACATATATTGCCTTCTTTACAAAATCTGTTCATCAAGATATTGAAACCGTACACATTCAAAGGAAACCCAGCATCCAAAATCTCCATATAGAATCCCCAAACAGTCCCAGTTGGATTCAGTTTCATCATCCGATAAAGCAAATTGCCACAACCACGAATTGGAACAACAAATTTATACTTCCGAGATAGCCTAAAACATTGAACAGCATCGGGTATGAAACCTAGATCCGTGTACGTGATCATCAAAGCATCAACTAGGAAACCACACATAGGAGCTCCTCGCATTGCTACCAAAGAATCAAAAACTGAAGAAGCCGAGTTTTTGCCTTTACGAGAGACGACGAGCTCGATAAGTGATTGTGCTTCCGTGAACATCTCGTGTATAGCGAGAAAACGAGCCATGAAGAAGTATGATTCAGCGGTAAACCCAAATCCAGGCTGAGATGAGATGAATTTGAAGAAAGCGAAGATAGAACGGTGTGGGAGGGAGAGAGGGTTACGGTTGATGAGATCGACAACATGACGAACACTGAGCGAAGGCAGAACCTTTCTGATAGAGGGGTCGGCAGTAAAAGAAGAGAACTCCGACGGCGGATCCTTGTAAGAGTCTCTGATGGCAACTGAGAGTTTGATAAGAACTgggtcgtcgtcgtcgttgtcTGCTTGAGAAATAGTTTCTGGAGAGTACCATGTTGATAAGAGGGACGACGATACACGATAAAATCTCTGTGGGTGAGATCGAGTCAGTGTGCTTTTTAGCAATTCGATTCTGAACATCTCTCTGACTCTCTCAGTTTCTCCGGCGCCGGCTACTTTGAGGAGGCTTTTGAATGAAATAGTCAAGTCCGCGACAAATAATAAACCGTGAGATTTTAAATCTTAAACCGGGGTTTTTAGGTAACCGGACTTAAACGAAGCCGGTATGTTTCGGTATGCTTTAAATTTTCTGGTACAATATGTAAGACCTATCTCAACAGAAGATGGAACGGTGTGGGAGGGAGTTGTTAATTgcaaattgcttttttttttttatcaacgaAGCAAATTTGATCATCCCTAAGTAAGGATGGTGAATGATACAACACTAGGAACAGAAAGAGATAAGGAAAATGATAGTTATAAACGAGACGAAAGTTAAGCTTCGTAAAATATCTGGGCAGTCTACGGAAATTGTAGCTAAGACACATGAAGAGAAACTCAAAATACGCAAGAAACTGCAAAACACTGGGAAGATAGAACTAATAGCCTCCCTTGAGATCGTTGACGACATCGTAAGGGATTGGAGTGACAGTCTCCAAGGTCATTCCTTCGACCATGAATCCTGGTTTGGGTCCTTTAGGCTGTCTCTTGGTGCTTATTGTCTCACCATTGGCTTTGGCTGCAGCTTTGAGTtcat from Camelina sativa cultivar DH55 chromosome 3, Cs, whole genome shotgun sequence includes:
- the LOC104767986 gene encoding putative pentatricopeptide repeat-containing protein At1g09680 → MFRIELLKSTLTRSHPQRFYRVSSSLLSTWYSPETISQADNDDDDPVLIKLSVAIRDSYKDPPSEFSSFTADPSIRKVLPSLSVRHVVDLINRNPLSLPHRSIFAFFKFISSQPGFGFTAESYFFMARFLAIHEMFTEAQSLIELVVSRKGKNSASSVFDSLVAMRGAPMCGFLVDALMITYTDLGFIPDAVQCFRLSRKYKFVVPIRGCGNLLYRMMKLNPTGTVWGFYMEILDAGFPLNVYGFNILMNRFCKEGNICDAQKVFDEITKRSLKPSVVSFNTLINGYCKVGNLDEGFRLKDRMEKSRTRPDVFTYSALINALCKENKMGGAHGLFDEMCERGLLPNDVIFTTLIHGHSRSGRIDMMKESYEKMLSRGLQPDLVLYNTLVNGFCKNGDLVAARKIVDGMIRGGLRPDKITYTTLIDGFCRGGDVETALEIRKEMVQNGIELDRVGFSALICGMCKEGRVVDAERALREMLRAGMKPDDVTYTMMMDAVCKKGDVQTGFRLLKEMQSDGHILSVVTYNVLLNGLCKLGQMKNADMLLDAMLNIGVVPDDITYNILLEGHHSHATASKHYKQKPEIGIIADFASYKSLVNEIYRASKDHRNS
- the LOC104778645 gene encoding putative pentatricopeptide repeat-containing protein At1g09680; the protein is MFRIELLKSTLTRSHPQRFYRVSSSLLSTWYSPETISQADNDDDDPVLIKLSVAIRDSYKDPPSEFSSFTADPSIRKVLPSLSVRHVVDLINRNPLSLPHRSIFAFFKFISSQPGFGFTAESYFFMARFLAIHEMFTEAQSLIELVVSRKGKNSASSVFDSLVAMRGAPMCGFLVDALMITYTDLGFIPDAVQCFRLSRKYKFVVPIRGCGNLLYRMMKLNPTGTVWGFYMEILDAGFPLNVYGFNILMNRFCKEGNICDAQKVFDEITKRSLKPSVVSFNTLINGYCKVGNLDEGFRLKDRMEKSRTRPDVFTYSALINALCKENKMGGAHGLFDEMCERGLLPNDVIFTTLIHGHSRSGRIDMMKESYEKMLSRGLQPDLVLYNTLVNGFCKNGDLVAARKIVDGMIRGGLRPDKITYTTLIDGFCRGGDVETALEIRKEMVQNGIELDRVGFSALICGMCKEGRVVDAERALREMLRAGMKPDDVTYTMMMDAVCKKGDVQTGFRLLKEMQSDGHILSVVTYNVLLNGLCKLGQMK